Part of the Pseudothermotoga sp. genome, AGATTTGTACACGATAACGCATTTATAATTCAACGTAATCTCACCGCCAAATCGAAAAGGGTCCTAACAACAAAATTCTCAAGAAAAACGAGCACAAGGATGGCTATCATGGGCGATACATCGACTGGTCCAACTAACGGCAATAACTTTCGCAACGGTCTGAGCACGAGATCTGCCACGCTATCGACGAACTGTCTGAAAGCTGAGTATCTGAAAGGAGTCAGCCAGCTCAGGATGGTTGATAGGATCACGGCGAGAAGTTCAACATATATGAAAAGCTGTAAAACTTTGGCCACTGCGTACAACAAGTTCGACAACACGAACATGCATCAACCTCCTTGCAACACTGCTCTACCGATGCGAACCATCGTGGCACCTTCTTCGATCGCCACCTCGTAATCGTTGGTCATACCCATGGAAAGATGTACGAGCTTCGGCCAATCCTTCGATAGTTCATCCCTCAACTCTCGAAGTTTTCTGAACACCCAGCGCACTTGTTGTGCATCTTCGACGAACGGAGCCATGGTCATCAAACCGACGACTTCAATTGCCCTATATTTCTGTGATGAATTCAGCAAATCACGAATTCTTTCCGGCTCAACTCCAGCTTTACTTTTTTCACCCGCCACGTTGACCTCTATGAAAACCTTTTGAATTTTATTCACTTTTGATGCCATCCTGTCTATTTCAGCCATCTCTTGCTCTCTGAACACAGAATGGATGTACTCACACCTTGGTACAACGTATTTGATTTTGTTGGTTTGAATCCTTCCGATGAAGTGCCAGACAGCGTTCGGTGCCACTTCATACTTTTTCACCAATTGCTGTGCATAATTTTCGGCAAGATCTGTAACACCAAGCTCGCTCAAAAGTTTTACCTGCTCCAAACTAGCTTCTTTCACAACTACGATCAGCTTCACAGATTCCGGGTCACGACCCGCTCTGGCTGCGGCTCGATGTATCTTTTCCTTCACATTCTGAAGGTTCCGTAACAAGTCCATCGAAGAGACCACCTCTCAATTTGCTCCCATAACCAAGGTGACGGTATGCAACATCTGTGACGATCCTACCGCGAGGCGTCCTCACCAACAATCCTGAACGCAGCAGATACGGTTCGTAAACTTCTTTGAGCGTGTCGATCTCGAGGTTCAAGGTTGCCGCGAGTGCCTCTAGACCAACCGGTCCACCATCGTATATCTCAATGATCGTTCGCAGTATCTTTCGGTCTATCTCATCGAGGCCGAGCGAATCTATCTCAAGTATGTCCATGGTCTTCAAAACGACAGTTTCAGTTATCCTCTTTTCCCCACGCACGGTTGCAACATCTCTAACTCTTTTTAAAAGTCTCAGAGCGGTACGTGGTGTTCCTCTCGAACGCTGAGCGATGAGCTCGGCCGCTTTCTTGTCGATAGGTATGTTGAGCCGCTCACAGGCCCTCTCGATTATCAATCTCAGATCATCTACGCTGTAAAAATCGAGTTCGAATATCATACCAAACCTGTTCCTCAAAGGAGAACTGAGTAGTCCACTCCTAGTGGTTGCGCCTATCAAAGTGAAGGGCTTGAGCTTGATCCTCACGGATCTTGCCGTCGGTCCTTTACCTATCATCACATCCACCTGGAAATCTTCCAACGCAGAGTAGAGGACTTCTTCTGCTGTTTTGTTCATCCTGTGAATCTCGTCGACGAACAACACATCACCTTCTTCTAAACTCGACAGTATTGCGGCGATGTCTCCCCCGCGCTCTATAACGGGACCACTCGTGACGTATATGTTTTTCTTCATCTCTTTGGCTATCACGTGTGCCAACGTTGTCTTTCCGAGTCCTGGAGGACCCGCGAGCAAAACGTGATCCAAAGGCTCCGAACGCATCTTTGCAGCTTGTAAAGCTATCCTCAGCTTCCTTTTCACCTCGTCCTGTCCAACGTATTCATCCAAGTTGTTTGGCCTCAGACTGAGAAGTGGTTCAGTTTCCTTCATCACGGATACACCCTATAGAGCGTTCTTGCGAACGGGATAGCCTCCCTTATGTGCTCCAAACCACAGATCCACGCTACCGTACGTTCAATTCCAAGACCAAAACCACTGTGGGGAACGCTTCCCCACTTTCTCAGATCAAGGTACCATTGGTACTTCTCGATCGGCAAATTGAATTCTTGGAGTCTCTCAACCAACAGATCGTAATCATGTATTCTTTGAGAACCTCCAATGATTTCCCCATAACCTTCCGGTGCGAGTAAATCCGCGCACAAGACCACCTCTGGCCTGTTGGGATCAGGCTGCATGTAAAACGCTTTTGCTTTCCTAGGATAATGCGTGACGAACACGGGCTTTTCAAATTGAGAAGCTATCATTGTTTCCTCATCGCCACCGAAGTCGTCTCCCCATTGGATATCAACGCCCTTGGACTGTAGAAACTTGATCGCCTCATCGTAGGTTATTCTCTCAAAAGGTGGTGTCACTTTCTCCAGTTTGGAAACATCTCTTCCCAGAGCCAGCAAATGCTCAGAGGCATTCTCGAGAACGTATTTCACCACGTGAGACACCAACTCTTCCTGCAACCTCAAATTGTCCTCATGCTCGTAATAAGCTACTTCCGCTTCGTGCATCCAGAATTCTATCAAGTGCCTCCTCGTTTTTGATTTCTCGGCTCGGAAAGTCGGACCTAGGTTATAAACCTTACCAAAGGCTAGGCACGCCGCTTCCAAGTAGAGCTGGCCAGTTTGAGTCAAATAGACCTTACCGTAGTCGAAGTAGTCCAACTCGAACAGATTTCCCGCCGTCTCACCTATTGAACCTGTGAAAATGGGTGTATCTATGAGGACGAAGTTTCTCTCTTTGTAAAACTTCCTTATCGCCCATATGATCGCATCACGAACGCGAAGAATATGAAATTGTCTTCTAGATCGCAACCACAGGTGCCTATAGCTCATGAGAAAGTCTATGCCGTGATCCTTCTTGGATATGGGGTAAGGTTCTTCAGGTATCTGGACTGGCAAAACATCGGTTGCGAGTATTTCCACACCGAAGGGAGATCTTTTGTCCTCTTTCACCGTTCCTCTCACGACGACGCTAGATTCTATCCGAAGCTTGCCGGCACTTTCGAACACATCGCTTGGCACAGTTGAACTTTCAACGATGACTTGCACAAAACCTGTACCATCCCTGAACTGAATAAAATGAATCTTTCCGCTGGAACGTATGTTCCACACCCAACCGCGCAACTCGACGGTCTCACCGATATGCTTTTTCAATTCTTCCACATAGACCCACTTCACCGTTCAGACCTCCTCCTTCTGCACATCAATTAGAATCATACCATCTGTTCACGAGCTTGAACGCGCGTGTTCATTGTGGTATAATGTGCAAGGAAGGCGACGTAGCCAAGCGGTTAAGGCGGGGGTCTGCAAAATCCCTATACGTGGGTTCGAATCCCACCGTCGCCTCCAGGGGGAGGGTTTTCCCTCCCTTTTTGCTCGATCTTCCCTCGAGGTGGTTTTCATGGACGTAAAGCGCATCGACAGATACATCTTCAGCGTGAAAGGAAAAAACGTGGATGCCATCATTTTCACAGATTCAGAAACCATCAACGATCCTGAATTCAAAGAAGCTCTACAGCAGATCGTGAATGTCACCCACATGCCGGGCATAGTTGCCGCACTCGCGATGCCCGACATACACTGGGGTTACGGTTTTCCTATAGGTGGTGTGGGTGTATTCGATGCAAAAAACGGCGTGATATCGCCAGGTGGAATCGGTTTCGATATAAATTGTGGTGTTCGGTTGATGCTCACATCTTTGAGTTTTGAACAAGTCAAACCGCATTTACGCAAATTGGTCGAAACGATCTATGAAGCTGTACCAGTGGGCGTCGGTGCTAGTGGAGCTGTGAAGGTCTCTGAGAAAACACTGCGTCGTGTCTGCATCGAGGGTGCCCATTGGGCCGTTGAGAACGGGTACGGGCTCAAAGAGGATCTCGAAAGAATAGAAGATTCTGGAAGACTTTCTCCAGCAAATCCTGAAGATGTTTCGTCTAAAGCCATCGAACGTGGGTTGGATGAACTCAGCACGCTCGGCGCGGGCAATCACTTCATAGAGATACAGAAAGTTGAGAAGATATTCGACTCGAAAGCCGCGGAAATCTTTGGGATTTTTGAAGATCAGGTTGCCATCTCCGTGCACTGTGGAAGCAGAGGGTTCGGTCACCAGATCGCCACGGACTACATACAAATCATGCGTGACAAGCTGGCCCAACACAACAAAGATCTACCTGACAAACAACTCATAAATGCTCCGTTCGACCATCCTGTTGGTCAGCAGTATTTCAGCGCCATGAACTGTGCTGCAAATTATGCCTTCGCTAACAGGCAGATGATAGGTCACATGGTTCGAACAGCCTTTTTGAAAATCTTTCCTACGGCTAGGATTTGGCTCCTGTACGATGTGGCACACAATATAGCGAAAGTCGAGATGTACAATGGTAAGAAATTGATCGTTCATAGAAAGGGAGCAACGAGGTCGCTCGGCCCAAACAATCCTTTGCTCCCCGATGTGTACAAAAACACAGGACAACCTGTACTCATACCTGGGAGCATGGGAAGCGCATCTTATGTACTGGTTGGGACGAAAAAGGCTGAGGAGATATCCTACGGTAGTACCGCACACGGCGCAGGAAGAATGGTAGGTCGTCGAGCAGCGTTGAGAAGTCTGAGTTACGATCAAGTCATGAGAGAGTTGAAGGAAAAAGGCATTGAAGTGATGAGCAAAGGTAAGAAAACACTCGTTGAAGAAGCTCCAGAAACCTACAAAGACGTGGACCGTGTGGTGGAAATCGTCGATCAAGTGGGTATAAGTAGAAAGGTGGCAAGGCTCGTCCCATTGGGCGTGGTTAAGGGATGAAGTTCTACCTCAACTTGGAAGGCGTTGGATCAACACTGTATGCCCTACTGACACAGGGTGCTGTTTTCACTGGCTTGGCTCTCGCTTTCAATCTCGATGAATTTCTGATCGGTTTGACTGCATCATTTCCAATGATCGCACAGCTTTTCCAAGTCCTTTCACCGATGGTTGTAGAAAAATTTCCGCGCCGCAGGGCTTTGGTGAATTTTTTCAACATCTCAGCACGCACCCCATGGGCCGTTTTGATCCTCTTGCTAGCCTTTAAAGAAAGAAATCCCACGATTTTCGTTTTAATCTTCGCACTCTCTCAGATCTTCGGAACGCTCGCAGGTAACGCGTGGACATCGTTAGTGAGGGACCTCATCTCAGAATCGGAGAGAGGAGATTTCTTTGGTAAAAGAAACGTTTATATATCCCTGGCTTCTCTGATATTCTTCTATATCTACTCTTTACTGATAGACTGGCTAAAAGATCCTTTAGGTTATCAGTTGTCGATAGCCATTGGTATGCTAGGCACATTCATTTCCTTTTGGTCGATGCTCAAAGTTCCCGAAGTTCAACTGAAGAGCTCGGGGGCAAGGGCCGAAGTCAGGTTTGTTTTCCAAGATAAGAATTTCATGAAGCTGTGTACCTTTTACTTCGTCTGGAACGTGGTGATCGCCTTCACATCACCTTTCTTCAGTTATCATTTACTGAAAAATTTGCACGTTCCGTTCTCATACATAGGTATGACTGGTGTACTGAGCAGCATCGTTGCCATGATCTTCTACTTCGCGTGGGGCAAACTCTCCGATAAGCTCGGTCATAAGTCGATCGCGATGGTTGGTGTCTTCATAGTTAGTTTTTTGCCAACCATGTGGTTTTTCATGAACAACCTCACTTACAGATATCTGATGATAGCAGACGCGATCGTAACTGGTATTGGATGGTCAGCGATAAACCTCTCTTTTTTAACACTCCCCATGGAAGTAGCCCAAAGTTCGTCAACAGCATACTTTGCAACTTATTCCGCCTTCGGCGGTGTGGGAGGACTCGTTGGCGCTCTGATCGGCGGAGCAACTGCAAAGTTATTGTCGAACGTTCATCTTGGTCCAAGCAGTTTTCCAATATATGGACTGCAGATCATGTTTCTCGTTTCAGGTCCACTCAGGGCGTTCACGTTGAGGTTACTCGGCAGAGTTAGGGCGAGACGGTACGTTCCTTTAAAAACTCTCATCGCCAAC contains:
- a CDS encoding YggT family protein, with protein sequence MFVLSNLLYAVAKVLQLFIYVELLAVILSTILSWLTPFRYSAFRQFVDSVADLVLRPLRKLLPLVGPVDVSPMIAILVLVFLENFVVRTLFDLAVRLR
- a CDS encoding YggS family pyridoxal phosphate-dependent enzyme codes for the protein MDLLRNLQNVKEKIHRAAARAGRDPESVKLIVVVKEASLEQVKLLSELGVTDLAENYAQQLVKKYEVAPNAVWHFIGRIQTNKIKYVVPRCEYIHSVFREQEMAEIDRMASKVNKIQKVFIEVNVAGEKSKAGVEPERIRDLLNSSQKYRAIEVVGLMTMAPFVEDAQQVRWVFRKLRELRDELSKDWPKLVHLSMGMTNDYEVAIEEGATMVRIGRAVLQGG
- the ruvB gene encoding Holliday junction branch migration DNA helicase RuvB; the protein is MKETEPLLSLRPNNLDEYVGQDEVKRKLRIALQAAKMRSEPLDHVLLAGPPGLGKTTLAHVIAKEMKKNIYVTSGPVIERGGDIAAILSSLEEGDVLFVDEIHRMNKTAEEVLYSALEDFQVDVMIGKGPTARSVRIKLKPFTLIGATTRSGLLSSPLRNRFGMIFELDFYSVDDLRLIIERACERLNIPIDKKAAELIAQRSRGTPRTALRLLKRVRDVATVRGEKRITETVVLKTMDILEIDSLGLDEIDRKILRTIIEIYDGGPVGLEALAATLNLEIDTLKEVYEPYLLRSGLLVRTPRGRIVTDVAYRHLGYGSKLRGGLFDGLVTEPSECEGKDTSSRSQSGS
- the asnS gene encoding asparagine--tRNA ligase, producing MKWVYVEELKKHIGETVELRGWVWNIRSSGKIHFIQFRDGTGFVQVIVESSTVPSDVFESAGKLRIESSVVVRGTVKEDKRSPFGVEILATDVLPVQIPEEPYPISKKDHGIDFLMSYRHLWLRSRRQFHILRVRDAIIWAIRKFYKERNFVLIDTPIFTGSIGETAGNLFELDYFDYGKVYLTQTGQLYLEAACLAFGKVYNLGPTFRAEKSKTRRHLIEFWMHEAEVAYYEHEDNLRLQEELVSHVVKYVLENASEHLLALGRDVSKLEKVTPPFERITYDEAIKFLQSKGVDIQWGDDFGGDEETMIASQFEKPVFVTHYPRKAKAFYMQPDPNRPEVVLCADLLAPEGYGEIIGGSQRIHDYDLLVERLQEFNLPIEKYQWYLDLRKWGSVPHSGFGLGIERTVAWICGLEHIREAIPFARTLYRVYP
- a CDS encoding RtcB family protein translates to MDVKRIDRYIFSVKGKNVDAIIFTDSETINDPEFKEALQQIVNVTHMPGIVAALAMPDIHWGYGFPIGGVGVFDAKNGVISPGGIGFDINCGVRLMLTSLSFEQVKPHLRKLVETIYEAVPVGVGASGAVKVSEKTLRRVCIEGAHWAVENGYGLKEDLERIEDSGRLSPANPEDVSSKAIERGLDELSTLGAGNHFIEIQKVEKIFDSKAAEIFGIFEDQVAISVHCGSRGFGHQIATDYIQIMRDKLAQHNKDLPDKQLINAPFDHPVGQQYFSAMNCAANYAFANRQMIGHMVRTAFLKIFPTARIWLLYDVAHNIAKVEMYNGKKLIVHRKGATRSLGPNNPLLPDVYKNTGQPVLIPGSMGSASYVLVGTKKAEEISYGSTAHGAGRMVGRRAALRSLSYDQVMRELKEKGIEVMSKGKKTLVEEAPETYKDVDRVVEIVDQVGISRKVARLVPLGVVKG
- a CDS encoding MFS transporter, translating into MKFYLNLEGVGSTLYALLTQGAVFTGLALAFNLDEFLIGLTASFPMIAQLFQVLSPMVVEKFPRRRALVNFFNISARTPWAVLILLLAFKERNPTIFVLIFALSQIFGTLAGNAWTSLVRDLISESERGDFFGKRNVYISLASLIFFYIYSLLIDWLKDPLGYQLSIAIGMLGTFISFWSMLKVPEVQLKSSGARAEVRFVFQDKNFMKLCTFYFVWNVVIAFTSPFFSYHLLKNLHVPFSYIGMTGVLSSIVAMIFYFAWGKLSDKLGHKSIAMVGVFIVSFLPTMWFFMNNLTYRYLMIADAIVTGIGWSAINLSFLTLPMEVAQSSSTAYFATYSAFGGVGGLVGALIGGATAKLLSNVHLGPSSFPIYGLQIMFLVSGPLRAFTLRLLGRVRARRYVPLKTLIANALFLSRDNASERTNYSNIYEILKIVKKKIEEKEGDDKTWRVKRWW